One window from the genome of Thermodesulfobacteriota bacterium encodes:
- a CDS encoding TldD/PmbA family protein — protein sequence MLSPDLPFEKILKESLRHGGDFADLYYEQTYSVAIICEEDRIEKMISGHDVGVGLRVLFDQRTFYGFTNRLQEEDLLHLARVVHRAIQEDRAGGLYPLLHPAGPSLSAPSFPPSVSTVQKDPRSVVVEEKVAMVNRANALARRLDPRVKQVRVLYRDVSQRISIANSEGSWIEGERIGTVFSVQVVASQDGLLQTGYEPVGGTKGFELFDEIPPETVAEVAARRALRMLSARKAPMGKMTVVLSSEAGGTMIHEAVGHGLEADLAQQGLSVYSGKLGEKIASSLITVVDDPTLPHRRGSYAFDDEGVLSRRTVLVEEGVLKNYLYDRLSALRDGKTSTGNGRRESYQAKPIPRMSNTLILPGKTKPEAIIRSVERGLFVKKMGGGQVNTVNGDFVFEVSEGYLIEKGSLGEPVRGAILIGNGPQILKEIDMVGDDLGFGIGTCGKDGQGVPVADGQPTLRIPEIVVGGREEPASRER from the coding sequence ATGCTTAGCCCTGACCTTCCCTTTGAAAAAATCTTGAAAGAGTCGCTGAGGCATGGAGGGGACTTTGCCGACCTCTATTACGAACAGACTTATTCAGTGGCCATCATCTGCGAGGAGGACCGGATTGAGAAGATGATCTCGGGACATGACGTCGGGGTCGGGCTTCGGGTCCTCTTCGACCAAAGGACCTTTTACGGTTTTACCAACCGCCTTCAAGAGGAGGACCTCCTCCATCTGGCCCGGGTGGTCCACCGGGCCATTCAGGAAGACCGGGCAGGGGGCCTCTACCCCCTGCTCCATCCCGCAGGGCCCTCCCTCTCGGCCCCCTCTTTTCCTCCCTCCGTTTCAACCGTTCAAAAGGACCCGAGGTCGGTGGTCGTGGAAGAGAAGGTGGCGATGGTCAACCGGGCCAACGCCCTTGCCCGGCGGCTCGATCCGAGGGTGAAGCAGGTCAGGGTCCTCTACCGGGATGTGAGCCAGCGAATTTCGATCGCCAATTCCGAAGGCTCATGGATAGAGGGGGAGAGAATCGGGACGGTCTTCTCCGTTCAAGTGGTCGCCTCCCAAGACGGTCTCCTCCAGACCGGATACGAGCCGGTGGGCGGCACGAAGGGTTTTGAACTTTTCGACGAAATCCCACCCGAAACCGTGGCGGAGGTGGCGGCCAGGAGGGCCTTGAGGATGCTCTCCGCCAGGAAGGCCCCCATGGGAAAGATGACGGTCGTTCTTTCGAGCGAGGCCGGGGGAACCATGATCCATGAAGCGGTCGGCCACGGACTGGAGGCCGACCTTGCGCAGCAGGGCCTCTCCGTCTATTCGGGCAAGTTGGGGGAGAAGATCGCCTCCTCCCTGATCACGGTCGTGGACGATCCCACCCTGCCCCACCGAAGAGGTTCTTATGCCTTCGACGACGAGGGGGTTCTCTCCCGGCGGACCGTCCTGGTGGAGGAGGGGGTATTGAAAAATTATCTTTACGATCGTCTCAGTGCCCTCCGGGACGGAAAGACCTCGACCGGAAATGGCCGAAGGGAATCCTATCAGGCGAAGCCGATCCCGAGGATGAGCAACACCCTCATCCTGCCCGGGAAGACCAAACCCGAAGCGATCATCCGGTCCGTGGAGCGCGGGCTTTTCGTGAAGAAGATGGGAGGGGGGCAGGTGAACACGGTCAATGGCGATTTCGTTTTCGAGGTGAGCGAGGGCTACCTGATCGAAAAAGGCAGTCTCGGTGAGCCCGTTCGGGGGGCGATCCTCATCGGCAATGGCCCTCAGATCTTAAAAGAGATCGATATGGTGGGAGACGATTTGGGATTCGGGATCGGCACCTGTGGAAAGGATGGCCAGGGGGTGCCGGTGGCCGATGGCCAGCCCACGCTTCGGATTCCAGAGATCGTTGTCGGGGGGAGGGAGGAACCGGCCTCGAGGGAAAGATAG
- a CDS encoding DUF3108 domain-containing protein, translating into MTRRDLLRWMRGLPLFLGFPFSLQKVVASSAFPEKEKRVSIAEHFSGEELYYEIGFWLFKKAAWGRLSFRETEKKGRYLATLQGETMGVMGLATGYRVDTYRSLMEEVEGGRRLRAISFEEDVRIGERLRRRTHLFDYQRRKWIRIRRKKDGTLVKTEEEIPQGQHYDDFLTASYNFRFGVYGEIERGKRFTVPTFPKKGASRYEVVVAGREEEERRRKAEKNREGKEYYVTLALDPEITHSKEGIVEGWLSKDLYPVEGKIRDVILFGDVTGRLTHKTRVP; encoded by the coding sequence ATGACGAGAAGAGATCTTTTAAGATGGATGAGAGGGCTTCCTCTCTTCCTTGGTTTTCCCTTTTCTCTCCAGAAGGTCGTGGCCTCCTCGGCCTTTCCAGAGAAGGAGAAGAGGGTTTCCATCGCAGAACATTTCTCCGGAGAGGAGCTTTATTATGAAATCGGGTTCTGGCTCTTTAAAAAGGCGGCCTGGGGGAGGTTGAGCTTCAGAGAGACGGAGAAGAAAGGGCGCTATCTGGCCACCCTTCAGGGGGAGACCATGGGGGTGATGGGGTTGGCCACCGGGTACAGGGTCGATACCTACCGTTCCCTGATGGAGGAGGTGGAGGGCGGGAGACGCCTTCGGGCGATCTCTTTCGAGGAGGACGTTCGGATCGGAGAGAGGTTGAGAAGGCGAACCCACCTTTTCGATTATCAGAGGAGGAAATGGATCCGGATCAGGAGGAAGAAGGACGGGACCCTTGTCAAAACGGAAGAGGAAATCCCTCAGGGGCAACACTATGATGACTTTTTGACCGCCTCTTATAATTTCAGATTCGGGGTTTACGGAGAGATTGAGAGGGGCAAAAGGTTCACCGTCCCGACCTTTCCGAAAAAGGGGGCCTCCCGTTATGAGGTGGTGGTCGCCGGTCGAGAGGAGGAGGAGAGGCGGAGGAAGGCTGAAAAGAACAGGGAGGGGAAGGAGTACTATGTGACCCTTGCCCTCGATCCTGAAATCACCCATTCGAAGGAAGGGATCGTCGAGGGGTGGCTCTCGAAAGACCTCTATCCGGTCGAGGGGAAGATCCGGGATGTGATCCTCTTTGGAGACGTTACGGGGAGGCTCACCCACAAAACGCGGGTCCCTTGA
- a CDS encoding sigma-54 dependent transcriptional regulator: MEPLKILVVDDEAFLREIIQRGLTQMAGYTVEVAKDGQEALEKVDKEIFDLILTDLMMPEMDGMELLRVLKGIRPEIPIIMMTAYGSIETAVEAMKTGANDYITKPVDLRDLQLRIAKVLQENRLLQENRLLRLEVRKKFEFSQIIGKSPNMQKVFSLIEKVAPSNSTVILYGGSGTGKELVAKAIHYNSPRAQGPMIPFNCGAIPETLVESELFGHVKGAFTGAVQTKKGLFEEANGGTLFLDEISTILPSVQVKLLRVLQEKEVMKIGSAERIKVDVRVIAATNENLEAKMKRGEFREDLFYRLHVFPIFLPDLKDRKEDIPLLAYHFLERYAKEAGKGLKGISKEAMALLMDHDWPGNVRELENAIERAVIMAEGEVLTPQDLPADLIQGTSRLIRRGIQHQKSLEEIKSEYITQVLKQTQGNKKMAAEILKVNPRTLYRFEKRDPLKSPRKRRPRLNASAPPD, translated from the coding sequence ATGGAGCCCTTAAAGATCTTGGTCGTCGATGACGAGGCCTTCCTCCGGGAGATCATTCAGAGGGGCTTAACCCAGATGGCGGGATACACCGTCGAGGTGGCCAAAGACGGTCAGGAGGCCCTCGAAAAGGTCGACAAAGAAATCTTCGACCTCATCCTCACCGACCTGATGATGCCAGAGATGGACGGGATGGAACTTCTCCGGGTCCTCAAAGGGATCCGGCCCGAAATCCCCATCATCATGATGACGGCTTACGGATCGATCGAAACGGCGGTCGAGGCGATGAAAACCGGCGCCAACGACTACATCACCAAGCCTGTGGATCTGAGGGACCTCCAGCTCCGCATCGCCAAAGTCCTTCAGGAAAACCGCCTCCTCCAAGAGAACCGCCTCCTGCGATTGGAGGTGAGAAAGAAGTTTGAGTTTTCCCAGATCATCGGGAAGAGCCCCAATATGCAGAAGGTCTTCTCCCTCATCGAAAAAGTGGCCCCGAGCAACAGCACGGTGATCCTCTACGGAGGTAGCGGGACCGGAAAAGAACTGGTGGCCAAAGCCATCCATTATAACAGTCCGAGGGCCCAAGGCCCCATGATCCCGTTCAACTGCGGGGCCATCCCCGAGACCCTGGTGGAGAGCGAGCTCTTCGGCCACGTCAAGGGGGCCTTCACCGGTGCGGTCCAGACCAAAAAGGGGCTTTTTGAGGAGGCCAACGGAGGAACCCTCTTTCTCGATGAGATCTCGACGATCCTGCCTTCGGTTCAGGTGAAACTGTTGAGGGTCCTCCAAGAAAAAGAGGTGATGAAGATCGGAAGCGCCGAGAGGATCAAGGTCGATGTGCGCGTCATCGCCGCCACCAACGAAAACCTCGAGGCCAAAATGAAGCGGGGCGAGTTCAGGGAAGACCTCTTCTACCGTCTCCATGTCTTCCCCATCTTCCTCCCTGACTTGAAGGACCGGAAGGAGGACATCCCGCTGCTCGCCTATCACTTTCTCGAACGCTATGCGAAGGAGGCCGGAAAGGGCCTCAAAGGCATTTCGAAAGAAGCGATGGCCCTCCTCATGGACCATGACTGGCCTGGAAATGTCCGGGAACTCGAGAATGCGATCGAGAGGGCGGTCATCATGGCGGAGGGGGAGGTGTTGACCCCTCAAGATCTCCCCGCGGATCTCATCCAAGGGACCTCCCGTCTCATCCGCCGGGGGATCCAGCATCAGAAATCGCTCGAGGAGATCAAATCCGAGTATATCACCCAGGTGCTGAAGCAAACCCAAGGGAACAAAAAGATGGCCGCGGAGATCTTGAAGGTCAACCCCCGGACCCTCTACCGATTTGAAAAGAGAGATCCCTTGAAGTCCCCCCGGAAGCGACGCCCCCGGCTGAATGCCTCGGCCCCGCCCGATTGA
- a CDS encoding 50S ribosome-binding GTPase, with translation MPANLTPQYLEAEAKFKQAKSIPEKIKALEVMLAVIPKHKGTEKLRGQLRAKMAKLKEELHKKPAVSRAEQAFNVKKEGAAQVVLLGLPNAGKSTLFTHLTHAPSEVADYPFTTQRPIPGMMRFENIQIQLVDTPPLQLDRVEPGFPNLVRSADGLLFVLDLTDDPVFQMEVILEELGRMRVVAADRQPPSPLELGWVFKRGILIGNKADLGAAAEGYRSLRDRFERDWLILPVSAKMEMNFEELKKELYRRLDILRVYTKAPGKDPDLTEPVILKKGSTIEDVALSIHKDFAAKLRYARVWGSGKFDGQMVKRDYEVCEGDVIELHI, from the coding sequence ATGCCAGCCAATCTCACCCCTCAATATTTGGAAGCCGAGGCCAAGTTCAAGCAGGCCAAGTCGATCCCGGAGAAGATTAAGGCCCTTGAGGTGATGCTGGCGGTCATCCCAAAGCACAAGGGGACGGAGAAGCTTCGGGGACAACTCCGGGCGAAGATGGCCAAGCTTAAAGAGGAGCTCCACAAGAAACCCGCCGTCAGCAGGGCCGAGCAGGCCTTTAACGTGAAGAAGGAAGGGGCGGCCCAGGTCGTCCTGCTCGGCCTGCCCAATGCGGGAAAATCGACCCTCTTCACCCATCTCACCCACGCCCCCTCCGAGGTCGCCGATTATCCCTTCACGACCCAGAGACCGATCCCAGGGATGATGCGGTTTGAGAACATCCAGATTCAGTTGGTCGACACCCCGCCTCTTCAGCTCGACCGGGTGGAGCCGGGATTCCCCAACCTCGTTCGGAGCGCGGATGGCCTCCTCTTTGTCCTCGACCTGACCGATGATCCGGTCTTCCAGATGGAGGTGATCCTCGAGGAGCTCGGCCGGATGCGGGTCGTGGCGGCCGACCGGCAACCCCCAAGCCCCCTGGAGTTAGGTTGGGTGTTCAAGCGGGGGATCCTCATCGGAAACAAGGCCGATCTCGGGGCCGCCGCCGAGGGATACCGCTCGCTCCGAGACCGTTTCGAACGGGACTGGCTGATCCTTCCGGTCTCGGCCAAGATGGAGATGAATTTCGAGGAGCTGAAGAAGGAGCTCTATCGCCGCCTCGACATCCTCCGAGTCTACACCAAGGCCCCGGGCAAGGATCCCGACCTGACCGAACCCGTCATCCTGAAAAAGGGGAGCACGATCGAAGACGTCGCCCTTTCCATCCACAAGGATTTTGCAGCCAAACTGAGGTATGCCCGGGTCTGGGGATCGGGGAAATTCGATGGCCAGATGGTGAAACGGGACTATGAGGTGTGCGAGGGCGATGTGATCGAGTTACACATCTAA
- a CDS encoding amidophosphoribosyltransferase, translating to MSGVFGVIMKRHCADTLLYGTDYHSHMGTEYGGMAVLGRRFYRSIHDIRKSQFKSKFYDDYKQMRGTMGIGVISDRDPQPLIIGSKFGHFAIVMAGLIENVKDLASELLKEGETFGEMSSGGINSVELIAKLITRGRTLLEGIEAVYDRIEGSASLLLLKREGIYAARDRLGRTPLVVGEREGEYAIATETCSFLNLGFQIKKYLDPGEVVFVGKSGLEEVSKGQKRQRVCAFLWIYTGYPASAYEGISVELVRERCGRALARRDEIEADLVAGVPDSGVGHAIGYAMESGLPFRRPLVKYTPGYGRSYTPPSQEIRDLVATMKLIPVRSVIEGNRIVLCEDSIVRGTQLKNYTIKKLWDSGAREVHVRPACPPLLFPCRFALSTRSTKELVARKAIEAIEGREVEDVREYTDPRSKSYERMVEWIRKELGATTLRYQRIEDMVEAIGLPREKLCLYCWLGED from the coding sequence ATGAGCGGGGTTTTCGGGGTGATCATGAAGAGGCATTGCGCGGACACCCTCCTTTACGGGACCGATTATCATTCCCATATGGGAACCGAATATGGGGGGATGGCCGTCCTGGGCAGGCGGTTCTATCGTTCCATCCACGATATCCGAAAGAGCCAGTTCAAATCCAAATTTTATGACGATTATAAACAGATGAGGGGCACCATGGGGATCGGGGTGATCAGCGATCGAGATCCACAGCCCCTGATCATCGGATCCAAATTTGGCCATTTCGCCATCGTCATGGCAGGGCTCATCGAAAATGTAAAGGATTTGGCCTCCGAACTCCTGAAAGAGGGAGAGACCTTCGGCGAGATGTCAAGCGGTGGCATCAATTCGGTGGAATTGATTGCCAAGCTCATCACTCGGGGGCGCACCCTCCTGGAAGGGATCGAGGCCGTCTATGACCGGATCGAAGGCTCCGCCTCCCTCCTCCTCCTGAAGAGGGAGGGGATTTATGCGGCCCGCGACCGGCTGGGTCGCACCCCTCTGGTGGTGGGAGAGAGGGAGGGGGAATATGCCATCGCCACCGAAACTTGCTCCTTCCTCAACTTGGGGTTTCAAATCAAAAAATATCTTGACCCCGGGGAGGTCGTCTTCGTCGGAAAATCTGGGCTCGAGGAGGTATCGAAAGGCCAGAAGAGGCAGCGGGTCTGTGCCTTTCTTTGGATCTATACCGGGTATCCGGCTTCGGCTTACGAAGGCATCAGCGTGGAGCTCGTCCGGGAGCGGTGTGGAAGGGCGCTGGCCCGAAGGGACGAGATCGAGGCCGACCTTGTGGCAGGGGTTCCCGATTCCGGGGTGGGCCATGCCATCGGATATGCCATGGAATCGGGTCTCCCCTTCCGCAGACCTTTGGTAAAATACACCCCCGGTTACGGACGGAGTTACACCCCTCCCTCCCAGGAGATCCGCGATCTGGTCGCCACGATGAAACTCATCCCCGTCCGGTCGGTGATCGAGGGAAACCGGATCGTCCTCTGCGAAGACTCCATCGTGAGGGGGACCCAGCTGAAAAACTATACGATTAAAAAGCTCTGGGATTCGGGGGCCAGGGAGGTCCACGTGCGACCGGCCTGTCCGCCCCTGCTCTTCCCCTGCCGGTTCGCCCTGTCGACCCGTTCCACCAAAGAACTGGTCGCCCGGAAGGCCATTGAGGCGATCGAAGGCCGGGAGGTGGAAGACGTGAGGGAGTACACCGACCCCCGATCGAAAAGCTATGAACGGATGGTCGAATGGATTCGTAAGGAACTCGGGGCCACGACGCTGAGATACCAGAGGATCGAAGACATGGTGGAGGCCATCGGCCTCCCGCGGGAGAAGCTCTGCCTCTATTGCTGGTTGGGGGAAGATTAA
- a CDS encoding MoaD/ThiS family protein translates to MEIEVKLFATLRDYLPKGSGRFSCRLEIDGQTTVQDVLDRLKIPEEIPKIILVNGVHGKKGQLLKAGDVVSIFPPVAGG, encoded by the coding sequence ATGGAAATCGAAGTCAAACTCTTCGCGACCTTGAGGGATTACCTTCCGAAGGGAAGCGGCAGGTTTTCGTGCCGGCTGGAGATCGACGGGCAGACGACGGTTCAGGACGTTTTGGATCGGTTGAAGATCCCCGAGGAGATTCCCAAAATCATCCTGGTCAATGGGGTCCACGGCAAGAAAGGGCAACTGTTGAAGGCAGGGGATGTGGTTTCGATCTTCCCTCCGGTGGCGGGCGGGTGA
- a CDS encoding response regulator: MKEERILIVDDEEVICNVLERRLIKEGYLCVTAHNGKEALSRFYKENFSLIISDIKMPEMNGIELLQKVKAIDPKMKMIMVTAYPEIDLAVNAMKLGAYDFIIKPADLDLIVMSVRKALESKRLEEEIEAYQNRLEELVEERTLKLQQAYRTLKKAHLDSVKVLAEAIDAKDPYTRGHSDRVKRMSLAIARHLGFSEVRLEALEYGALLHDIGKIGIKDEVLQKQGPLTEEEYEYIREHPLIGVKIVEGVEFFKDKIPMIRHHHEFYDGSGYPDGLRGEEIPLEARIISLPDAFDAMTSVRPHRGVMPLQDVLAELERWKGKQFDPLVLEIFLCEKIYKI; encoded by the coding sequence ATGAAGGAAGAGCGGATCCTGATCGTAGACGATGAAGAGGTCATCTGCAACGTATTGGAGCGAAGGCTGATCAAGGAGGGCTACCTCTGTGTCACCGCCCATAACGGAAAGGAGGCCCTCAGCCGTTTCTATAAAGAGAATTTCTCCCTGATCATCTCCGACATCAAGATGCCCGAGATGAACGGGATCGAGCTGTTGCAGAAGGTGAAGGCCATCGATCCCAAGATGAAGATGATCATGGTGACGGCCTATCCGGAGATCGATCTGGCCGTCAATGCGATGAAATTAGGGGCCTACGATTTCATCATCAAGCCGGCCGACCTCGATTTGATCGTGATGAGCGTGAGAAAGGCCCTTGAAAGCAAGCGGCTCGAAGAGGAGATCGAGGCCTATCAGAACCGACTGGAAGAACTGGTCGAGGAGCGGACCCTCAAGCTCCAGCAGGCCTACCGGACCCTGAAAAAGGCCCATCTCGATTCGGTCAAGGTCCTGGCCGAGGCGATCGATGCCAAAGACCCCTACACCCGGGGCCATTCCGACCGCGTGAAACGGATGAGCCTCGCCATTGCCCGGCACTTGGGATTTTCAGAGGTCCGTCTCGAAGCCCTGGAGTACGGCGCCCTGCTTCACGATATCGGGAAGATCGGGATCAAGGACGAGGTCCTTCAGAAACAGGGGCCCCTCACCGAGGAGGAATACGAGTATATCCGGGAGCATCCGCTGATCGGGGTGAAGATCGTCGAGGGCGTCGAATTCTTCAAGGACAAGATCCCCATGATCCGGCACCACCATGAATTTTACGACGGGAGCGGGTATCCGGATGGACTTCGGGGAGAAGAGATCCCTCTCGAGGCGAGGATCATCAGCCTGCCGGATGCCTTCGACGCCATGACCAGCGTTCGCCCCCATCGCGGGGTGATGCCCCTCCAGGATGTCCTTGCGGAGCTGGAACGCTGGAAGGGCAAACAGTTCGACCCCCTGGTTCTGGAGATCTTCCTCTGCGAGAAGATCTACAAGATTTGA
- a CDS encoding DUF4911 domain-containing protein, translating into MDTSSRYFRIRRKDIAYFKFIIESHEGMAVVRTLDPGQAIVELMIAPGWEEDVERVLGGLAKEIAIEPLPPFIETRTFSERKVGGGLEGNDA; encoded by the coding sequence ATGGATACTTCGTCACGCTACTTCCGGATTCGGAGAAAAGACATTGCCTATTTTAAATTCATCATCGAATCACACGAGGGGATGGCCGTCGTGAGGACCCTCGATCCCGGGCAGGCGATCGTGGAATTGATGATCGCCCCGGGTTGGGAAGAGGACGTCGAGAGGGTCCTGGGAGGTTTGGCCAAGGAGATAGCGATCGAACCTCTGCCTCCCTTTATCGAGACTCGAACCTTTTCGGAACGTAAGGTTGGAGGTGGCCTGGAGGGGAACGATGCTTAG
- the selD gene encoding selenide, water dikinase SelD, giving the protein MSEVRLTATVKKAGUAAKIGPEDLDQILKALPLPKDPRVLVGLETSDDAGVFQLTEEIALVQTADFFTPIVDDPFAFGQIAVANALSDVYAMGGTPLTGMNLVAFPIKTMPSSVLREILLGGLSKMNEAGVALVGGHSIEDPEIKYGLAVTGTIDPRKILTNAKAEVGDRLVLTKPLGTGIIATALKGGMASEEAVRKIIRSMSTLNREASERMIQFGAHACTDITGFGLIGHALEMATASRVGLVLRSEAIPVFPEALEYARCGLVPGGAQANRQFFSCKVEKARGVSEILLDLLYDPQTSGGLLISLPGDQAEGLINALKTQGHLETALIGEVVAEPEGRILLV; this is encoded by the coding sequence ATGAGCGAGGTGCGTTTGACGGCCACGGTGAAGAAGGCGGGCTGAGCGGCCAAGATCGGTCCAGAGGATCTGGATCAGATCCTAAAGGCCTTGCCCCTTCCGAAGGATCCGAGGGTGCTCGTCGGATTGGAGACCTCGGACGATGCGGGGGTGTTCCAGTTGACCGAGGAGATCGCGCTGGTCCAGACCGCGGATTTCTTCACCCCCATTGTCGATGATCCCTTTGCCTTTGGCCAGATCGCCGTGGCCAATGCCTTGAGCGATGTCTATGCCATGGGCGGCACGCCTCTGACCGGGATGAACCTGGTGGCGTTTCCGATCAAAACGATGCCCTCTTCCGTTTTGAGAGAGATCCTCCTCGGGGGGCTATCCAAGATGAACGAGGCGGGTGTGGCCTTGGTGGGGGGGCATTCCATCGAGGACCCGGAGATCAAATACGGCCTGGCCGTTACGGGAACGATCGACCCCAGAAAGATTCTCACCAACGCCAAGGCCGAGGTCGGGGACCGTTTGGTCTTGACCAAACCCCTCGGCACAGGCATCATCGCCACGGCCCTCAAAGGGGGGATGGCCTCTGAGGAGGCGGTGAGGAAGATCATCCGGAGCATGAGCACGCTGAATCGAGAGGCTTCCGAAAGGATGATCCAGTTCGGGGCCCACGCCTGTACCGATATCACGGGGTTCGGTCTGATCGGCCATGCCCTCGAGATGGCCACCGCCAGCCGGGTCGGCCTCGTCCTCCGGTCCGAGGCGATCCCGGTCTTTCCGGAGGCCCTCGAATATGCCCGGTGTGGCCTCGTCCCTGGTGGGGCCCAAGCGAATCGGCAGTTCTTCTCTTGCAAGGTCGAAAAAGCAAGGGGTGTCTCGGAAATCCTCTTGGACCTCCTTTATGATCCCCAAACCTCCGGAGGGCTTCTCATCTCCCTCCCAGGGGATCAAGCAGAGGGGCTCATAAACGCATTGAAGACGCAAGGACACCTCGAGACGGCTCTCATCGGGGAGGTCGTGGCCGAGCCCGAGGGGAGGATCCTCCTCGTCTGA
- a CDS encoding tetratricopeptide repeat protein, giving the protein MRAGTAKWVLVTLWMVFFSSCAGGREAISLQPTSPPQGQVLPQPRPISPKPRAYYHFLLSQLRFKEGKLEEAIEEIRKAIAYDEREPALRVELASLYIYKGWMQEAIEECQAALRFNPSELSAYLLLGGVYASMKKTDLAIEAYRKATELAPHHRESYLYLSSLYAEKQDYPQAIHSLLQFLTFEPNSLMALYSLGRLYAEVKSFEKAEEYLLKALAVDPQYLPALMDLGIVYEIRNEIAKAQEVYQKILALHPDHKPARNRLAQTYLKERRLDEALSQFQELKRSSAGDLNLRTKIGLIHLEQGKPDQAILEFQFVLGATPGDDRVRYYLGVAYGEQGMTDLAVQELKKIPPESEFFVDARRSIVHALNKQKRGEEAIQVVEEALQAKPKAVELYLLLSALYEKEEQLTKALETIRRGLSHHPENIDLLYQLGALYDKMGEFEKMVAQMKEVLRLDPDHADALNYLGYSYAEKEIHLEEALRMIERAMVLKPNTGYITDSLGWVYFKLGDYERAVMELEKANQLSPDDPIITEHLADGYFKLGRWEKARQFYEKALTLNPKADQAERLKKKIEELKGKGSQ; this is encoded by the coding sequence ATGAGAGCTGGGACGGCCAAATGGGTCCTCGTGACCCTCTGGATGGTCTTCTTCTCGTCCTGTGCGGGCGGCAGGGAAGCGATCTCCCTTCAGCCCACCTCCCCTCCTCAAGGACAGGTTCTTCCCCAACCCCGACCGATTTCTCCCAAGCCACGCGCCTACTACCATTTTCTGCTTTCCCAGCTCAGGTTCAAGGAGGGAAAACTGGAGGAGGCCATCGAGGAGATCCGCAAGGCGATCGCCTATGATGAGAGGGAGCCCGCGCTCCGGGTGGAGCTCGCCTCCCTCTACATCTACAAGGGATGGATGCAGGAGGCGATCGAAGAGTGTCAGGCCGCTCTCCGATTCAACCCCTCAGAGCTCTCCGCCTATCTCCTCTTGGGCGGGGTCTATGCCTCCATGAAGAAGACGGACCTTGCCATTGAGGCCTATCGAAAAGCAACCGAGCTTGCCCCCCACCATCGCGAAAGTTATCTCTACCTCAGCTCCCTCTATGCCGAGAAGCAGGACTATCCCCAGGCGATCCACTCGCTTCTCCAGTTTCTCACGTTCGAACCCAATTCCCTGATGGCGCTTTATTCTCTCGGCAGGCTCTACGCCGAGGTCAAATCCTTCGAAAAGGCAGAAGAGTATCTCTTGAAGGCCCTGGCCGTCGACCCCCAATACCTGCCCGCCCTGATGGACCTCGGGATCGTTTATGAGATCCGTAACGAAATCGCCAAGGCCCAAGAGGTTTACCAGAAGATCCTCGCCCTCCACCCCGATCACAAGCCGGCAAGGAACCGGCTGGCCCAAACCTACCTTAAAGAGAGGAGACTGGACGAAGCCTTAAGCCAATTTCAAGAACTCAAGAGATCGAGCGCGGGGGATCTCAATCTCCGGACCAAGATCGGCCTCATCCATCTCGAACAGGGAAAACCGGACCAGGCCATCCTCGAATTCCAATTCGTCCTCGGCGCCACCCCGGGGGACGATCGGGTCCGTTACTATTTGGGGGTGGCCTACGGAGAGCAGGGGATGACCGACCTTGCGGTCCAAGAACTCAAGAAGATCCCCCCCGAATCGGAATTCTTCGTCGACGCCCGGCGAAGCATCGTCCACGCCCTGAATAAACAGAAGCGAGGGGAAGAGGCCATCCAGGTGGTGGAGGAGGCCCTCCAGGCCAAGCCCAAGGCCGTGGAGCTCTATCTCCTCCTCTCCGCCCTTTACGAAAAGGAGGAGCAGCTCACCAAGGCCCTCGAAACGATCCGACGGGGGCTCTCCCATCATCCAGAGAACATCGACCTCCTCTATCAGCTGGGCGCCCTATACGACAAGATGGGAGAGTTTGAGAAGATGGTCGCCCAGATGAAGGAGGTGTTGCGCCTCGATCCCGACCATGCCGATGCCCTCAACTACCTCGGCTATTCTTATGCCGAAAAGGAGATCCATCTGGAAGAGGCCCTTCGGATGATCGAAAGGGCCATGGTCCTGAAACCCAATACCGGCTACATCACGGACAGTTTAGGGTGGGTCTATTTCAAGCTCGGGGATTACGAACGTGCGGTGATGGAGTTGGAAAAGGCCAACCAGTTGTCTCCGGACGATCCCATCATCACCGAACATCTGGCAGATGGATATTTCAAATTGGGTCGATGGGAAAAGGCGCGACAGTTCTACGAGAAGGCGCTGACCTTGAATCCCAAGGCGGACCAGGCCGAACGCCTGAAGAAGAAGATCGAGGAGCTTAAAGGAAAGGGCAGCCAATAA